One region of Catenuloplanes indicus genomic DNA includes:
- a CDS encoding DNA adenine methylase, with the protein MYPLPAAPRLAALRGVPHAIPYQGSKRVLAHAIVPLLPEGTADLIEPFAGSAAVSIAASHLGIPRRVRLRDVNEPLIALWRRILDEPDALADDYAALWEAQRPDPDAFYRRARDDFNAGHAPHLLLYLLARCVKASVRYNRHGEFNQAADRRRLGARPALMRARIRATSRALAGADVTAGDYRAPLTGAAAADVVYLDPPYQGVSASKDHRYMRGLHRDEFYAALRDAVGAGVSFLLSYDGSTGGKRYGPAVPPDLDLLALAVPAGTSAQATLNGCPLPTVESLYVSPALRDRLGGTARVLERLSGGRPPVHPA; encoded by the coding sequence ATGTACCCGTTACCGGCTGCTCCCCGGTTGGCTGCGCTGCGTGGTGTTCCGCACGCGATTCCGTACCAGGGGAGCAAGCGGGTTCTGGCCCACGCGATCGTGCCGCTGCTGCCGGAGGGGACCGCCGACCTGATCGAGCCGTTCGCCGGGTCGGCCGCGGTCTCGATCGCGGCGAGCCACCTCGGCATCCCGCGCCGGGTGCGGCTGCGGGACGTCAACGAGCCACTCATCGCGCTCTGGCGGCGGATCCTGGACGAGCCGGACGCGCTCGCCGACGACTACGCGGCGCTCTGGGAGGCACAGCGGCCGGACCCGGACGCGTTCTACCGCCGGGCGCGCGACGACTTCAACGCCGGGCACGCGCCGCACCTGCTGCTCTACCTGCTGGCCCGGTGTGTGAAGGCGTCGGTGCGCTACAACCGGCACGGCGAGTTCAACCAGGCGGCCGACCGGCGGCGGCTCGGCGCCCGGCCGGCGCTGATGCGGGCCCGGATCCGAGCCACCTCGCGCGCGCTGGCCGGTGCGGACGTCACGGCCGGTGACTACCGCGCGCCGCTGACCGGTGCCGCCGCCGCGGACGTGGTCTACCTGGACCCGCCCTACCAGGGCGTCTCGGCGAGCAAGGACCATCGGTACATGCGGGGGCTGCACCGGGACGAGTTCTACGCCGCGCTCCGGGACGCGGTCGGCGCGGGCGTGTCGTTCCTGCTCTCCTACGACGGCAGCACCGGCGGGAAACGGTACGGTCCGGCCGTACCCCCGGATCTGGATCTTCTTGCCCTGGCCGTGCCGGCCGGGACGTCCGCGCAGGCCACGCTGAACGGATGCCCGCTGCCCACGGTGGAATCGCTGTACGTCTCACCGGCACTGCGTGACCGGCTCGGCGGCACCGCACGCGTGCTGGAGCGGTTGTCGGGTGGCCGACCGCCGGTTCACCCGGCCTGA
- a CDS encoding polyprenyl synthetase family protein, whose protein sequence is MVVTSTVSPVDRHGLRARVDKALAAFLAHQRTRLHDIDDALDDVTEALEAFVLRGGKRLRPAFGYWGYRGAGGIDSDAVVTGLSALELVQASALIHDDLIDRSDTRRGEPSVHRRFAARHRAAGWHGDPNDFGASAAILLGDLCLAWSDEMLHGAGLDPEVLTRARGAFDEMRTEVMAGQYLDVLAQNDGDASAERAAKIAIYKSAKYTVERPLLLGAALAGAPAPVLAAYSAYGLPLGEAFQLRDDVLGVFGDPAQTGKPAGDDLREGKRTFLIAAALREAGPADRATLLAALGDPALDTAGVDRLRTIITETGALARTEERISTLTSAALAALSAVPLEPEAQDTLTALAAAATRRTI, encoded by the coding sequence CTGGTGGTGACCAGCACCGTTTCCCCGGTCGACCGCCACGGTCTGCGCGCCCGCGTCGACAAGGCCCTCGCCGCTTTCCTCGCGCACCAGCGCACCCGCCTGCACGACATCGACGACGCGCTCGACGACGTGACCGAGGCGCTGGAGGCGTTCGTGCTGCGCGGCGGCAAGCGGCTGCGGCCCGCGTTCGGCTACTGGGGTTACCGCGGCGCCGGCGGCATCGACTCGGACGCGGTGGTCACCGGCCTGTCCGCGCTCGAGCTGGTGCAGGCCAGCGCGCTGATCCACGATGACCTGATCGACCGGTCGGACACCCGGCGCGGCGAGCCGTCGGTGCACCGCCGGTTCGCGGCCCGGCACCGCGCGGCCGGCTGGCACGGCGACCCGAACGACTTCGGCGCGTCCGCCGCGATCCTGCTCGGCGACCTGTGCCTGGCCTGGTCGGACGAGATGCTGCACGGCGCCGGGCTGGACCCGGAGGTGCTGACCCGGGCGCGCGGCGCGTTCGACGAGATGCGTACCGAGGTGATGGCCGGGCAATACCTGGACGTGCTGGCGCAGAACGACGGCGACGCGTCCGCGGAGCGGGCCGCCAAGATTGCCATCTACAAGTCCGCGAAATACACGGTCGAGCGACCGCTGCTGCTCGGCGCCGCGTTGGCCGGTGCGCCCGCGCCGGTGCTGGCCGCCTACTCCGCGTACGGTCTGCCGCTCGGCGAGGCGTTCCAGTTGCGCGACGACGTGCTCGGCGTGTTCGGCGACCCGGCGCAGACCGGCAAGCCGGCCGGCGACGACCTGCGCGAGGGCAAGCGCACGTTCCTGATCGCGGCCGCGCTGCGCGAGGCCGGCCCGGCGGACCGGGCGACGCTGCTGGCCGCGCTCGGCGATCCGGCGCTGGACACGGCCGGCGTGGACCGGCTGCGCACGATCATCACGGAGACCGGAGCGCTGGCCCGGACCGAGGAGCGGATCAGCACACTGACCTCGGCCGCGCTGGCCGCGCTGAGCGCAGTGCCGCTGGAGCCGGAGGCGCAGGACACGCTCACCGCGCTGGCGGCCGCGGCCACCCGCCGCACCATCTGA
- a CDS encoding CDP-alcohol phosphatidyltransferase family protein, whose translation MTWDEYATAWSALHGGFDPRRASFLVRGWLRLAFVLGRPLGRLGVPPTAVTVVGLLICACVPLVVLADRTAGPLAGAALVLLAGVADSVDGAVAVTSGRASRIGHLYDSVADRLGEAAWLAAFWAAGAFGWLVVVAGALSWLHEYVRARASVAGMREIGAVTVGERPSRVSVALVGLLFTGAGALITTELAAGTATLAMVVWVLLAGYGLCQLLAVVRRALA comes from the coding sequence ATGACCTGGGACGAGTACGCGACGGCCTGGTCGGCGTTGCACGGAGGCTTCGACCCGAGACGTGCCTCGTTCCTGGTGCGCGGCTGGCTGCGGCTGGCGTTCGTGCTCGGCCGTCCGCTCGGCCGGCTCGGTGTGCCGCCCACCGCGGTCACCGTCGTCGGGCTGCTGATCTGCGCCTGCGTGCCGCTGGTCGTGCTCGCCGACCGGACCGCGGGCCCGCTCGCCGGTGCCGCGCTGGTGCTGCTGGCCGGTGTGGCCGACAGTGTGGACGGCGCGGTCGCGGTCACGTCCGGGCGCGCGTCCCGGATCGGCCACCTCTACGACTCGGTCGCCGACCGGCTCGGCGAGGCCGCCTGGCTGGCCGCGTTCTGGGCGGCCGGTGCGTTCGGCTGGCTCGTCGTGGTCGCCGGTGCGCTCTCCTGGCTGCACGAGTACGTCCGGGCCCGGGCCAGCGTCGCCGGCATGCGCGAGATCGGCGCGGTCACGGTCGGCGAGCGGCCCAGCCGGGTCTCGGTGGCACTGGTCGGCCTGCTGTTCACCGGCGCGGGAGCGCTGATCACCACGGAGCTCGCGGCCGGCACCGCCACGCTCGCGATGGTGGTCTGGGTGCTCCTCGCCGGTTACGGCCTCTGCCAGCTGCTGGCCGTGGTGCGCCGCGCGCTGGCCTGA
- the bfr gene encoding bacterioferritin — MHGDARVIEFLNEQLTAELTAINQYFLHAKMQENWGYTVLAKHTKAESIDEMRHAEVLTDRILFLEGLPNYQKLFALRIGETVKEQFDCDMKIEREAVDRLREGAAYMRSIGDITSAKIFEDILADEEHHIDYLETQLHLISTFGEALYLQNVTEHPEAG; from the coding sequence ATGCACGGCGACGCACGCGTCATCGAATTCCTGAACGAGCAGCTCACCGCGGAGCTCACCGCGATCAACCAGTACTTCCTGCACGCCAAGATGCAGGAGAACTGGGGCTACACGGTGCTGGCCAAGCACACCAAGGCAGAGTCGATCGACGAGATGCGGCACGCGGAGGTGCTGACCGACCGGATCCTCTTCCTGGAGGGCCTGCCGAACTACCAGAAGCTCTTCGCGCTGCGGATCGGCGAGACCGTCAAGGAGCAGTTCGACTGCGACATGAAGATCGAGCGCGAGGCCGTCGATCGGCTGCGCGAGGGGGCCGCATACATGCGCTCGATCGGCGACATCACGTCCGCCAAGATCTTCGAGGACATCCTCGCGGACGAGGAGCACCACATCGACTACCTCGAGACGCAGCTGCACCTGATCTCGACGTTCGGCGAGGCGCTCTACCTGCAGAACGTCACGGAGCACCCCGAGGCCGGCTGA
- a CDS encoding deoxyribonuclease IV, translating into MLLTDRPIGAHSPTAGGLAKAALPHLDAIGGEAVQVYVSNSRGWALPAGNPAQDELFRHGCAERGVPVFIHAALLVNLGSPTAATVEKSVATLDHALLRGRAIGASGVVFHAGSAVDAEYSETALKQVRESLLPLLDAAAEVGGPRLLVEPSAGGGRSLAARVEDLGPYLAAVDHHPWLGVCFDTCHAWAAGHDVAVPGGMTATLDALVATVGPDRLRLVHANDSKDPCGSTRDRHESIGKGTIGEEPFAELLRHPATAGVPVVVETASEGTVGHAADVATLKRLRTPV; encoded by the coding sequence GTGCTTCTGACAGACCGCCCGATCGGCGCGCACTCCCCGACCGCCGGCGGGCTGGCCAAGGCCGCGCTGCCGCACCTTGACGCGATCGGCGGCGAGGCCGTCCAGGTCTACGTGTCGAACTCGCGCGGCTGGGCGCTGCCGGCCGGTAACCCGGCGCAGGACGAGCTGTTCCGCCACGGGTGCGCCGAGCGCGGCGTGCCGGTCTTCATCCACGCGGCGCTGCTGGTCAACCTGGGTTCGCCCACGGCCGCGACCGTGGAGAAGTCGGTCGCGACGCTGGATCACGCGCTGCTGCGCGGCCGGGCGATCGGCGCCTCCGGCGTGGTGTTCCACGCCGGCAGCGCGGTCGACGCGGAATACTCCGAGACCGCGCTCAAGCAGGTGCGCGAGTCGCTGCTGCCGCTGCTGGACGCGGCCGCGGAGGTGGGCGGGCCACGGCTGCTGGTCGAGCCGAGCGCGGGCGGCGGGCGCTCGCTCGCGGCCCGGGTGGAGGACCTCGGGCCGTACCTCGCGGCGGTCGACCACCACCCGTGGCTGGGCGTCTGTTTCGACACCTGCCACGCGTGGGCGGCCGGGCACGACGTGGCCGTGCCGGGCGGCATGACCGCGACGCTGGACGCGCTGGTCGCGACCGTGGGCCCAGACCGGCTGCGGCTGGTCCACGCGAACGACTCGAAGGACCCGTGCGGCTCCACCCGCGACCGGCACGAGTCGATCGGCAAGGGCACGATCGGCGAGGAGCCGTTCGCGGAGCTGCTCCGCCACCCGGCCACCGCGGGCGTTCCGGTGGTCGTGGAGACCGCGTCCGAGGGCACCGTCGGGCACGCCGCGGACGTGGCGACGCTCAAGCGCCTGCGTACCCCGGTGTGA
- a CDS encoding (2Fe-2S)-binding protein has protein sequence MFACICKRVRECEVRSVIQGGARTKRSVAEACGAGTSCGTCVRRIGQLIDEETGAQALSPAS, from the coding sequence GTGTTCGCGTGCATATGTAAGCGGGTTCGCGAGTGCGAGGTCCGGTCCGTGATCCAGGGCGGCGCACGGACGAAGCGCTCCGTGGCCGAGGCGTGTGGTGCTGGCACCAGCTGCGGCACCTGCGTACGCCGGATCGGTCAGCTCATCGACGAGGAGACCGGCGCGCAGGCGCTCAGCCCGGCCTCGTAA
- the pknB gene encoding Stk1 family PASTA domain-containing Ser/Thr kinase codes for MDTQVADELLGSLVDGRYRIRGRVARGGMATVYTATDERLERTVALKIIHPSQSRDPRFLERFTDEAKTIARLTHPNVVAVYDQGVYRGLPYLVMEYVRGRTLRDILAQRRRLEPGEALTVLDQMLAAVAAAHRAGLVHRDVKPENVLVAEPPSGGLMDAVVKVADFGLARAVEASAEDESGGGQLMATVAYVAPELVSEGKADTRTDVYASGIVLFEMLTGRVPYDGDQPIEIAWAHVDNDVPAPSSLVPGLPASVDALVRSATRRDPAARPPDAGRLLTAVQAVRDELGSTPPAPPATPHRSGEAPTARMRPVTEPTQMVTQVQQPVADDRPSWSRLPGQPERARPQTYSAGSYASTGTYSSGAGAAGTPGGSAYGTPRRPAPVDNQRMRIALIAGGLVVLTVLLVGGWWLGFGRFTTVPDSTSLTQADAQTRLTQAGFVVQIGEGRYDDAVPKDSVVAQEPPSGSRLTQGSVVTLILSLGPERFTVPDVVGKDFDVAKLELENRGLAVDRGSDKFDNAIPEGFVVAIDPKENAEVKPGDRVTVTVSKGRAPITVPSLIGKNVNQARSELAALGLNLLEERKDDPNRARDEVIAQDPADGTGVEEGADIRVTVSNGPPQLTLPRVVDQPCPAAKAQLEALGLRVRTDVNPNATVRFQNPGENTPVDPNTEVVLTCF; via the coding sequence ATGGATACTCAGGTCGCGGACGAACTTCTGGGCTCGCTTGTCGACGGGCGCTACCGCATTCGCGGTCGTGTCGCCCGTGGTGGCATGGCGACCGTGTACACCGCTACCGACGAGCGCCTCGAGCGCACGGTGGCGCTCAAGATCATCCATCCCTCGCAGAGCCGCGACCCGCGCTTCCTGGAGCGGTTCACCGACGAGGCCAAGACGATAGCGCGGCTGACCCACCCCAACGTGGTCGCCGTCTACGACCAGGGCGTCTACCGCGGCCTGCCCTACCTGGTGATGGAGTACGTACGCGGCCGCACGCTGCGCGACATACTCGCTCAGCGGCGCCGCCTGGAGCCGGGCGAGGCGCTCACCGTCCTGGACCAGATGCTGGCCGCGGTCGCCGCCGCGCATCGCGCCGGCCTGGTGCACCGCGACGTCAAGCCGGAGAACGTGCTGGTCGCGGAGCCGCCGAGCGGCGGGCTGATGGACGCGGTGGTCAAGGTCGCCGACTTCGGCCTGGCCCGCGCGGTCGAGGCGAGCGCGGAGGACGAGTCCGGCGGCGGCCAGCTGATGGCAACCGTGGCGTACGTGGCGCCCGAGCTGGTCTCCGAGGGCAAGGCGGACACACGCACCGACGTCTACGCGTCCGGCATCGTGCTGTTCGAGATGCTCACCGGCCGCGTGCCGTACGACGGCGACCAGCCCATCGAGATCGCCTGGGCACACGTCGACAACGACGTCCCGGCACCGTCCTCCCTGGTCCCGGGCCTGCCGGCGTCGGTGGACGCGCTGGTCCGGTCCGCCACCCGGCGCGATCCGGCGGCCCGCCCGCCGGACGCCGGCCGGCTGCTCACCGCGGTGCAGGCGGTGCGCGACGAGCTGGGCAGCACGCCACCCGCGCCACCGGCCACGCCGCACCGCTCCGGCGAGGCACCGACCGCGCGGATGCGCCCGGTCACCGAGCCGACCCAGATGGTCACCCAGGTCCAGCAGCCGGTGGCGGACGACCGCCCGTCCTGGTCCCGCCTGCCCGGTCAGCCGGAGCGGGCCCGGCCGCAGACGTACTCGGCGGGCAGTTATGCGTCCACCGGCACCTACTCCTCCGGCGCCGGTGCGGCGGGCACGCCTGGCGGCAGCGCGTACGGCACGCCGCGGCGCCCGGCGCCGGTCGACAACCAGCGCATGCGCATCGCGCTGATCGCCGGCGGCCTGGTCGTCCTGACCGTGCTGCTGGTCGGCGGCTGGTGGCTCGGCTTCGGCCGGTTCACCACCGTGCCGGACTCGACCAGCCTGACCCAGGCGGACGCGCAGACCAGGCTCACCCAAGCCGGTTTCGTGGTACAGATCGGCGAGGGCCGATACGACGACGCCGTGCCGAAGGACTCCGTGGTCGCCCAGGAGCCGCCGAGCGGCAGCCGGCTGACCCAGGGCTCGGTGGTCACGCTGATCCTCTCGCTCGGCCCGGAGCGGTTCACCGTGCCGGACGTGGTCGGCAAGGACTTCGACGTGGCCAAGCTGGAGCTGGAGAATCGCGGGCTGGCCGTCGACCGCGGCTCGGACAAGTTTGACAACGCGATTCCGGAGGGCTTCGTCGTCGCGATAGACCCGAAGGAGAACGCCGAGGTCAAGCCGGGCGACCGGGTGACGGTCACGGTCAGCAAGGGCCGTGCGCCGATCACCGTGCCCAGCCTGATCGGCAAGAACGTCAACCAGGCGCGCTCCGAGCTGGCCGCGCTCGGGCTGAACCTGCTGGAGGAGCGCAAGGACGACCCGAACCGGGCACGGGACGAGGTCATCGCGCAGGACCCGGCGGACGGCACCGGCGTCGAGGAGGGTGCGGACATCCGGGTAACCGTGAGCAACGGCCCACCGCAGCTCACGCTGCCCCGCGTGGTCGACCAGCCCTGCCCGGCCGCGAAGGCGCAGCTGGAGGCGCTGGGTCTGCGGGTGCGCACCGACGTCAACCCGAACGCGACCGTACGTTTCCAGAACCCGGGCGAGAACACCCCGGTTGATCCGAACACCGAGGTCGTGCTCACGTGCTTCTGA
- a CDS encoding helix-turn-helix domain-containing protein yields MSMFDPPPDTRPLGPLLTALRRGLGWSQDRVAEQLCAASGRHTITRNEISRWERAERVPSAFWRRWLATVLGADPADLARSAAAVRRALPARPGPAAALPGRAAAHPAGPAAAPAAETARLRRAAHAWLATPSGADVPAARAAPALTRRLLRLAGTVVTAPGAAGPAGLPGLRRLDDLVGGADLAGTLGRRLITAHAEPGPAGVAGLTSVAEGAQLLGWVAADAGRWRTAVAAHRVALQAAHAAGARPLAGYVLSSASHLLTEAGDPATGLLLARTAWSGAARSGGATGRALLLHRAALACALSGRHREADVALAAARRAADRADPGHDPAWLYWLTPEELAGMTGRCQAALGRPMRAVGPLLLAARAAPGPRTAALHRTWLARALADGGDVERACAAGSAALHDAIRAGSVRAAIQVRRLQSRLCAHAPHPAARRHRDEFAAAHDLLADVRPAA; encoded by the coding sequence ATGTCCATGTTCGATCCCCCACCCGACACCCGTCCGCTGGGCCCGCTGCTGACCGCGCTGCGCCGCGGCCTCGGCTGGAGCCAGGACCGGGTGGCGGAGCAGCTCTGCGCCGCGTCCGGCCGGCACACGATCACCCGCAATGAGATCAGCCGCTGGGAGCGCGCCGAGCGCGTGCCCAGCGCGTTCTGGCGCCGCTGGCTGGCCACCGTCCTCGGCGCCGACCCGGCCGACCTGGCCCGGTCCGCCGCCGCGGTCCGCCGCGCGCTGCCCGCCCGGCCCGGCCCGGCCGCCGCGCTCCCCGGCCGCGCCGCCGCCCACCCGGCCGGGCCCGCCGCGGCACCGGCCGCGGAGACCGCCCGGCTGCGCCGCGCCGCGCATGCCTGGCTGGCCACGCCGTCCGGCGCGGACGTGCCGGCCGCCCGGGCCGCACCGGCGCTCACCCGGCGGTTGCTGCGGCTGGCCGGCACGGTGGTGACCGCGCCGGGCGCCGCCGGACCCGCCGGGCTGCCCGGCCTGCGCCGGCTGGACGACCTGGTCGGCGGCGCCGACCTGGCCGGCACGCTGGGCCGGCGGCTGATCACCGCGCACGCCGAACCCGGCCCGGCGGGGGTGGCCGGGCTGACGTCGGTCGCCGAGGGGGCACAGCTGCTCGGCTGGGTGGCCGCGGACGCCGGCCGGTGGCGCACCGCGGTCGCGGCGCACCGGGTGGCGCTGCAGGCCGCGCACGCGGCCGGGGCCCGGCCGCTCGCCGGTTACGTGCTGTCCTCCGCGAGCCACCTGCTCACCGAGGCCGGCGATCCGGCCACCGGTCTGCTGCTGGCCCGCACCGCCTGGTCCGGCGCGGCACGCTCCGGCGGCGCGACCGGCCGGGCGCTGCTGCTGCACCGCGCCGCGCTGGCCTGCGCGCTGTCCGGCCGGCACCGCGAGGCCGATGTCGCGCTCGCCGCGGCCCGGCGCGCGGCCGACCGGGCCGACCCCGGGCACGACCCCGCCTGGCTTTACTGGCTGACCCCCGAGGAGCTGGCCGGCATGACCGGTCGCTGCCAGGCCGCGCTGGGCCGGCCGATGCGGGCGGTGGGCCCGCTGCTCCTGGCCGCGCGGGCCGCGCCCGGCCCGCGCACCGCCGCGCTGCACCGCACCTGGCTGGCCCGCGCGCTCGCGGACGGCGGCGACGTGGAGCGCGCCTGCGCGGCCGGATCGGCCGCGCTGCACGATGCGATCCGGGCCGGTTCCGTGCGGGCCGCCATCCAGGTGCGCCGCCTGCAGTCCCGCCTCTGCGCACACGCGCCGCACCCGGCCGCCCGGCGGCACCGCGACGAGTTCGCGGCCGCCCACGACCTCCTCGCGGACGTCCGGCCGGCCGCGTGA
- a CDS encoding Rv2175c family DNA-binding protein, with translation MTEPRDVNAGETPGPAEWLTLPDVAERLDLGISKVHQMIRDRALLAVRRDGIMRVPAELVANSTVLKHLPGVLTLLHDAGYNDQEALEWLYTEDDTLPGSPAAALAGPRATEVKRRAQAAGF, from the coding sequence GTGACCGAACCCCGTGATGTGAATGCCGGTGAAACCCCGGGTCCCGCCGAGTGGCTGACCCTGCCGGACGTCGCCGAGCGCCTGGATCTGGGCATCAGCAAGGTGCACCAGATGATCCGAGATCGTGCGCTGCTGGCGGTCCGTCGTGACGGCATCATGCGGGTGCCCGCTGAGCTGGTGGCCAATAGCACCGTGCTCAAGCACCTCCCCGGCGTCCTCACGTTGCTGCACGACGCTGGGTACAACGACCAAGAGGCTTTGGAGTGGCTCTACACCGAAGATGACACTTTGCCCGGTTCGCCCGCTGCGGCGCTGGCCGGGCCGCGGGCGACCGAGGTCAAGCGGCGTGCCCAGGCAGCCGGTTTCTGA